In Aspergillus nidulans FGSC A4 chromosome II, a single window of DNA contains:
- a CDS encoding uncharacterized protein (transcript_id=CADANIAT00005049): protein MSDRISSAPFRTGPPSPSPSSPAPFTSLKENTYSTIPPEQIPQTPTSPPLMSVSATNDASNLANLQASSQATSQTASLSSPPSTAPMTTQNSQQPTAGATNSFPTPASSVGPDHMNKSFGTDFSETGASNTTGASAVPTQQSEHRRTDHNRDSKSARARQAVKDSQQLGESGHAPHGSAMDLDTERPAQTNANWLSLDSLQKDFSSAFHLCKSSHIATGPDPSVDLISLYGLGPVAKSVARNDPVTGEKINRLRKSYEGKLKGLGLAGRNKAVKHDPATPGGLRQMTMWPEEEWQNQKVFGKEIKVADMDSALYNLQMKAMKMEPGTVPNNDYWEDVLGHDKPTKNANAGEGAKKTHPSASAPRAVSQPNGTPVPAEPERSRPSRGRKRHYDDNSFVGYGEGYADDDDDAAIYSNGEGGGKKKRKKDHVPRIPAPSDRGGSYGVGMFGIGAR from the exons ATGTCCGATCGCATCTCTTCGGCTCCATTCCGGACAGGACCCCCTTCGCCGTCACCGTCGTCACCCGCTCCATTCACCTCTCTCAAAGAGAACACATACTCGACGATTCCTCCCGAGCAAATCCCACAGACGCCGACATCGCCTCCGTTGATGTCGGTAAGCGCTACAAACGATGCCTCCAATCTCGCAAACTTGCAAGCATCTAGCCAGGCGACGTCGCAAACTGCCAgtctctcctctccaccTTCCACAGCGCCCATGACTACACAAAATTCTCAGCAGCCGACAGCAGGTGCAACAAACTCATTTCCTACACCGGCCAGTAGTGTTGGCCCCGACCACATGAATAAGTCGTTTGGGACAGACTTCTCAGAAACAGGAGCGTCTAACACGACAGGCGCAAGTGCCGTACCAACTCAGCAATCGGAACACAGACGCACGGATCACAATCGAGATTCCAAATCCGCTCGAGCAAGACAAGCAGTGAAGGATTCCCAACAGTTGGGCGAATCTGGTCATGCTCCGCATGGCAGCGCCATGGATCTAGATACAGAAAGACCAGCGCAAACTAACGCCAATTGGCTCAGCTTAGACTCTTTGCAGAAAGACTTCTCGTCAGCTTTCCATCTTTGCAAAAGCT CCCATATTGCGACTGGACCGGACCCATCAGTCGACCTCATTTCGCTGTATGGTTTAGGCCCTGTAGCAAAGTCGGTTGCAAGGAATGATCCTGTCACTGGCGAAAAGATCAATCGTCTTCGAAAGTCATACGAGGGCAAGTTGAAAGGATTAGGGCTTGCTGGAAGGAACAAAGCGGTCAAACATGATCCCGCGACGCCTGGTGGACTCAGGCAGATGACAATGTGGCCAGAAGAAGAGTGGCAAAATCAGAAGGTTTTCGGAAAGGAGATAAAGGTGGCTGATATGGATTCGGCGCTGTACAATCTGCAGATGAAGGCTATGAAAATGGAACCGGGTACGGTACCAAATAACGATTACTGGGAAGACGTGCTAGGACACGACAAGCCGACGAAGAATGCAAACGCGGGAGAAGGCGCCAAAAAGACGCATCCTTCTGCAAGCGCTCCGCGGGCTGTTAGCCAGCCGAACGGGACGCCGGTGCCAGCGGAACCCGAGCGCAGCCGCCCAAGTCGAGGCCGCAAGAGACATTATGATGATAATAGCTTCGTGGGTTACGGTGAGGGTTATgcggatgacgatgatgatgctgcgATCTATTCGAATGgcgaagggggagggaagaaaaagcggAAGAAG GACCACGTCCCAAGGATTCCGGCTCCCTCAGACAGAGGTGGAAGTTATGGAGTCGGTATGTTTGGCATTGGTGCGAGGTGA
- a CDS encoding DUF4202 domain-containing protein (transcript_id=CADANIAT00005050): MSTTFEKTLSLIDAAHAQDPKTTTPPNPESSPVPYELHYANKMTKYLSLRSPSASEALRLAVRAQHLRRWEVPRTDFPATKIGYHSWRSHLAKRQAEIAHSLCLEGGYDEQFAGRVAALVRKEGLRSGEDEEVQVLEDVACLVFLEDQLEEFQNGYDEEKVIGILQRTWVKMSERGRELALEMELGGRSKELIGKALGGSA; this comes from the coding sequence ATGTCGACAACATTTGAAAAAACCCTTTCCCTTATCGACGCTGCGCACGCCCAAGACCCCAAAACTACCACCCCGCCCAACCCCGAATCCTCCCCAGTCCCCTACGAACTCCACTATGCCAACAAAATGACAAAATACCTCTCCCTGCGCAgcccctccgcctccgaaGCCCTCCGTCTCGCCGTCCGCGCCCAACATCTCCGTCGCTGGGAAGTTCCGCGGACGGACTTTCCTGCGACCAAAATCGGGTACCATAGCTGGCGGAGTCATCTTGCAAAAAGgcaggctgagattgctcACTCTTTATGTCTTGAAGGGGGCTATGATGAGCAGTTTGCGGGGCGGGTTGCGGCgctggtgagaaaggagGGGCTTAGGAGcggtgaggatgaggaggtaCAGGTTCTGGAAGATGTTGCTTGTCTGGTATTTTTGGAGGATCAGTTGGAGGAGTTTCAGAATGGAtatgatgaggagaaggtCATTGGGATCTTGCAGAGGACTTGGGTAAAGATGAGTGAGAGGGGGAGGGAGTTGGCGCTTGAGATGGAGTTGGGTGGAAGAAGTAAAGAGTTAATCGGGAAGGCCCTTGGTGGTAGCGCTTGA
- a CDS encoding Fe2+/Mn2+ transporter (transcript_id=CADANIAT00005051), whose product MEFWLIPIGKPLLSTDEDEDEDDTITNGSGSMEHDVEAQRSRAYHTFRDSSPSSSNYDVESTGSSNTRSRIDPRIVSDAILGLSDGLTVPFALSAGLSALGDTKVVVLGGLAELAAGAISMGLGGYVGAKSEAESYQTTVRETTELIDSSPSETQAIVYDIFASHGVPDDAIAPINASLHASRDRLREFLITFHHKESEPDCNQAWTSAITLALGYFIGGFIPLIPYFFLNQVLIALYCSVAVMAITLLVFGYIKTAVVRGWSGKDNILAGVKGGIQMVVVGAFAAGAAIGLVRLINGES is encoded by the exons ATGGAGTTCTGGCTAATCCCCATAGGAAAACCACTGCTTTCTacagacgaggacgaggacgaggacgacacTATTACAAACGGCAGTGGAAGCATGGAGCACGACGTTGAAGCCCAACGGAGCAGAGCATACCACACATTCCGCGACTCCTCACCATCATCCTCGAACTACGATGTTGAAAGCACGGGGAGCAGCAACACACGGTCACGCATCGACCCGCGCATCGTCTCGGATGCCATTCTCGGCCTGTCAGATGGCCTCACTGTTCCCTTTGCCCTGAGTGCCGGTCTCTCAGCGCTAGGAGATACAAAGGTCGTCGTGCTGGGTGGGCTGGCGGAGCTAGCTGCGGGCGCAATCTCCATGGGTTTGGGAGGATACGTCGGGGCAAAGAGCGAAGC AGAATCCTACCAGACTACGGTCCGCGAAACTACCGAACTCATTGATTCGTCCCCCTCCGAGACCCAAGCAATAGTCTACGACATATTCGCCTCGCATGGCGTTCCTGACGACGCAATCGCGCCCATCAACGCTTCCCTGCATGCATCGCGCGACCGCCTCCGCGAATTCCTCATCACCTTCCACCACAAAGAGTCTGAGCCGGACTGTAACCAGGCCTGGACGAGCGCGATCACCCTCGCCCTGGGCTACTTCATCGGCGGATTCATTCCGCTGATTCCGtacttctttctcaaccaGGTGCTTATTGCGTTGTATTGTAGCGTTGCGGTCATGGCGATTACGTTGCTGGTTTTTGGGTATATCAAGACCGCGGTTGTGCGTGGGTGGAGTGGGAAGGACAATATCCTTGCTGGGGTCAAAGGTGGCATTCAGATGGTCGTTGTTGGGGCCTTTGCTGCGGGCGCGGCGATTGGTTTGGTGAGGTTGATTAATGGGGAGTCATGA
- a CDS encoding uncharacterized protein (transcript_id=CADANIAT00005052): MPIPLYTDQTTNQLQGQANPNTTQFSQQAGAPGTTSGSSSTSNTGPAMTTSFAQSSFPSAMDAQGQRLSKEEADRLYEERMEDEYAKREGGA, encoded by the coding sequence ATGCCTATTCCTCTTTACACAGATCAAACCACAAACCAACTACAGGGACAAGCCAACCCCAACACTACACAGTTCTCCCAGCAAGCCGGCGCTCCGGGTACCACATcaggaagcagcagcaccagcaacaccgGTCCTGCGATGACGACCAGCTTTGCGCAGAGCAGCTTCCCCTCCGCTATGGATGCACAGGGTCAGCGTTTGAGCAAAGAGGAGGCGGATCGGCTCTATGAAGAACGTATGGAGGATGAGTAtgcaaagagagaaggcGGCGCTTAG
- a CDS encoding oxidoreductase, short-chain dehydrogenase/reductase family (transcript_id=CADANIAT00005053) codes for MEPQTQKPSRGPQSQFQTGHEVPVQQMKKPGLQSQMEKPQPTSTQIPSEDQAAGKLLGKKAIITGGDSGIGRAVAILFAMEGASSLITYLPEEEEDAQETKRRVEEAGQKCYLLATDLRRKENCKKVVETALEKLGGIDILVNNAGTQTMLPDISDLDESQWESTFDTNIHPVFYLSKYTMPHLKSGSSIINCASVNPYIGRPDLLDYTSTKGAMVAFTRGLSNQQCSKGIRVNAVCPGPVWTPLIPATMTTEAIEQFSGTPMGRAGQPSEIATCFVFLASQDSSFISGQCLHPNGGVVLNG; via the exons ATGGAACCCCAAACACAGAAGCCTTCACGCGGACCCCAGAGCCAATTTCAAACCG GCCATGAAGTCCCCGtccagcagatgaagaagccgggTCTTCAGTCCCAGATGGAGAAGCCTCAGCCTACATCGACGCAGATCCCTTCCGAAGATCAAG CCGCCGGCAAGTTGCTAGGGAAGAAGGCCATAATTACTGGCGGTGACTCCGGCATCGGTCGTGCGGTCGCAATTCTGTTTGCGATGGAGGGTGCTTCAAGTTTAATAACCTATTTgccagaggaggaggaggacgcaCAGGAAACAAAGAGACGGGTTGAGGAAGCCGGCCAGAAGTGCTACCTTCTAGCCACAGACCTACGCAGGAAGGAGAACTGCAagaaggttgttgagacgGCATTAGAGAAGCTAGGAGGAATTGACATCTTGGTAAACAATGCGGGAACGCAGACGATGCTTCCTGATATCAGTGACTTGGATGA GTCCCAATGGGAAAGCACATTCGACACAAACATTCATCCTGTCTTTTATCTCTCCAAGTACACTATGCCACATCTCAAGTCCGGTTCATCCATCATCAACTGCGCTTCGGTAAACCCTTACATCGGTCGACCTGACCTTCTCGACTACACTTCGACCAAAGGGGCGATGGTCGCGTTCACGCGCGGTCTGTCAAACCAGCAATGCAGCAAAGGCATTCGTGTTAACGCAGTATGCCCCGGGCCCGTCTGGACCCCTCTAATTCCAGCAACGATGACCACTGAGGCAATCGAGCAATTCAGCGGCACGCCGATGGGTCGTGCAGGACAGCCTAGCGAGATCGCAACTTGCTTTGTTTTTCTCGCTAGTCAGGATAGTAGTTTTATCTCTGGGCAGTGCTTGCACCCGAACGGAGGAGTTGTTCTCAATGGTTAG
- a CDS encoding guanine nucleotide exchange factor VPS9 (transcript_id=CADANIAT00005054), whose amino-acid sequence MSASGIPDAPTPSIPGQTRSETPNEGDEAGRQVTSVGLESPEHIQNAITATDSTGSALLDQTKERTQSASDPRTRGSTDIPTVMDTPGTASERDAALSEQMGDVSIAADRTEQESIPGTSASPPPPPEKDEPYVNRAGINDRAEKELPDVPDGDDKKAYNGKERANDDDSQPEIQSIMGQFAEATHDGAQEQVLSPRMELAEQFLGAQSHFPPRKSSLDQGVAAGINQQTPKSRSVSSQSLEKQPSTTAHKLHRNSTAEEFTLTRRSSTSTIPPPPEPEPDQPFDFHRFLEQLRHRTADPVAKFLRSFLHEFGKRQWMVHEQVKIISDFLAFITNKMAACEVWRDVSDSEFDNAKEGMEKLVMNRLYTQTFSPTIPSPPSIPRSASRSKRREMERLHGPWRKGQHQEDVERDEVLAQKMRIYSWVREEHLDIAPVSSSGRRFLNLAQQELLKINGYRAPRDKVICILNCCKVIFGLLRNAKKSDTSADSFIPLLIYVVLQANPEHLVSNIQYILRFRNQEKLGGEAGYYLSSLSGAIQFIETLDRTSLTVSDEEFERNVEAAVSAIAEQNRASEVADPRTSSESAPGPSRKSADVPRTSSRREPSQSREEDNAPVAGLLRTIQKPLSTLGRMFSDESESPPQDMTPHPGMTRRLTPNIYQPPRVSGEETRRPAERSHPRTAQPSPSRMLDAQDAAARQASAEDAQARRIQRAEHNNVVETLANMFPNLDRDVIDDVVRMKEGRLVALQFHYLKDAVLTRLIIGSDWQ is encoded by the exons ATGTCCGCTTCAGGTATCCCAGACGCCCCGACCCCCAGTATACCAGGGCAAACTCGATCGGAGACGCCCAATGAGGGGGACGAGGCTGGGCGGCAAGTGACGTCGGTTGGCCTTGAATCACCGGAGCACATTCAGAATGCGATCACCGCAACAGATAGCACAGGAAGTGCTTTGCTAGATCAGACAAAAGAGAGAACTCAGAGCGCGTCAGACCCCCGAACGCGAGGGTCAACGGACATACCCACTGTCATGGATACTCCAGGCACTGCGTCTGAGAGAGATGCCGCTCTATCGGAGCAGATGGGTGATGTCTCAATAGCAGCCGATAGAACGGAACAGGAATCTATACCGGGCACAAGTGCGAgtccgcctcctccaccggAAAAGGATGAGCCGTACGTCAACCGAGCCGGTATTAACGATCGGGCGGAGAAAGAGCTGCCAGACGTCCCGGACGGCGATGACAAGAAAGCATACAATGGCAAGGAGCGTGCAAACGATGATGATTCTCAACCGGAGATTCAGAGCATCATGGGACAATTTGCGGAGGCCACTCATGACGGGGCTCAGGAGCAAGTTTTGTCCCCTCGCATGGAACTGGCTGAGCAATTCCTTGGGGCTCAGAGCCATTTCCCACCCAGGAAATCAAGCCTGGATCAAGGTGTAGCAGCAGGTATCAACCAGCAGACCCCAAAATCTAGGTCCGTGTCTTCGCAATCACTCGAAAAGCAACCTTCAACGACTGCCCACAAACTCCATAGAAACTCCACCGCCGAGGAGTTCACATTGACTCGACGTTCCTCGACCTCAACGattcctccgcctccagaaccagagccTGATCAACCCTTTGATTTTCACCGCTTCCTCGAGCAATTACGGCATCGCACCGCTGACCCTGTCGCCAAATTCTTACGTTCGTTCCTTCACGAATTCGGCAAGCGACAATGGATGGTCCATGAACAGGTCAAAATCATTAGCGACTTTCTAGCTTTTATAACTAATAAGATGGCGGCATGCGAAGTATGGCGAGACGTGTCTGACAGCGAATTTGACAACGCCAAGGAAGGTATGGAGAAACTCGTGATGAATAGACTTTACACGCAAACATTTTCACCGACAATACCAAGTCCTCCATCAATCCCGCGAAGTGCGAGCAGAAGCAAGCGGCGTGAGATGGAGAGATTGCATGGTCCCTGGAGGAAGGGCCAACATCAGGAAGACGTCGAGCGGGACGAGGTGTTGGCGCAGAAGATGCGAATTTACAGCTGGGTAAGAGAAGAGCATCTTGATATCGCGCCAGTGAGCTCCTCAGGTCGTCGATTTCTCAATCTTGCTCAGCAAG AACTTCTGAAAATCAACGGCTACCGGGCACCCCGCGATAAAGTAATATGTATTCTTAACTGCTGCAAGGTTATCTTTG GTCTATTGCGGAATGCAAAGAAATCGGACACTTCAGCAGATTCTTTTATACCGCTATTAATTTATGTGGTACTTCAAGCCAATCCGGAGCACCTGGTGTCTAACATACAGTATATCCTTCGGTTCCGCAATCAGGAAAAGCTTGGTGGTGAAGCGGGCTATTACCTATCCTCCTTG TCCGGAGCCATACAATTTATTGAAACGCTAGACCGCACCAGTTTGACTGTCAGCGATGAAGAATTCGAAAGAAATGTCGAAGCCGCCGTTTCGGCTATTGCGGAACAAAACCGTGCATCCGAAGTAGCAGATCCAAGAACATCCTCCGAAAGCGCACCAGGCCCGTCGCGCAAATCCGCCGACGTACCGCGCACCTCCAGCCGAAGGGAGCCATCACAATCTAGGGAAGAGGATAACGCACCAGTAGCGGGACTATTGAGAACAATTCAGAAGCCGTTGTCTACTTTAGGTAGGATGTTCTCGGATGAATCCGAATCACCGCCGCAAGACATGACACCTCATCCTGGAATGACACGGCGATTAACTCCCAATATTTACCAACCGCCTCGTGTTAGCGGCGAAGAGACGCGACGACCGGCCGAAAGATCCCACCCTCGTACAGCGCAGCCCTCACCTTCAAGAATGCTTGATGCTCAAGATGCCGCTGCCCGCCAGGCTAGCGCCGAGGATGCGCAGGCCCGTCGGATCCAGCGAGCCGAGCATAACAATGTAGTCGAGACACTCGCAAATATGTTTCCTAACTTGGACCGTGATGTGATCGACGACGTAGTCAGGATGAAAGAGGGAAGGTTAGTCGCTCTGCAGTTTCATTATCTGAAAGATGCGGTGCTAACTCGGCTGATAATAGGGTCGGACTGGCAGTAG
- a CDS encoding asparagine synthetase domain-containing protein (transcript_id=CADANIAT00005055) has protein sequence MCGIFFSLTAAENPVLLDRDLRYLLTKRGPDEGSYSIGVRGAGLNLFNHEGNGRMWLSFASTVLSMRGDDVVRQPLTDSGRTGSILAWNGDAWKIDGQPIPEKNDTEIVFNHLLQATTQDYLAEDYTGVSNPVQRVADAISKITGPFAFVFYDAVNFRLYFGRDCLGRRSLLWGLDAAGNLTICSLSDASSPSSFQEVEADGIYMIEFQDDQSADPEPAPAAGPLCFDVKNIQRIPWSHEALPKYHMISPIPPMNKAIPEGTPSQLTVTSSVLRELEDRLRQSLALRIQNVREPPLAGGSNVKIAVLFSGGLDCTLLARLAHDILPPGETIDLLNVAFENPRVVAAAAKGLGQRSSAYEGCPDRITGRAAFAELQRVCPSRNWRFVAVDIPYVVTITHRDTIKRLMRPHNTEMDLSIACALYFAARGQGTAIDSQRPDARPFQYKTPARVLLSGLGADELFAGYSRHGIAFSRNGYRGLINEIELDVSRLGKRNLGRDNRVIAHWGREARFPYLDEDFVAWVVRTPVWEKCGFGVPGAPIDAGIDSEKKTLRLLALKLGLENVSREKKRAIQFGSRTAKMEKGKTKGTDALD, from the exons ATGTGTGGAATTTTCTTCTCGCTGACCGCGGCCGAGAACCCCGTGCTTCTGGATAGAGACCTTCGCTATTTGTTGACTAAACGTGGTCCAGATGAGGGCTCATACAGCATTGGTGTCCGCGGTGCCGGCCTCAATCTTTTCAATCATGAGGGTAATGGTCGCATGTGGCTTTCCTTTGCAAGCACTGTGCTCTCTATGAGGGGGGACGATGTCGTTCGCCAGCCACTCACGGATAGTGGCAGAACTGGGTCTATACTTGCCTGGAACGGGGACGCCTGGAAGATTGATGGACAGCCTATACCAGAAAAAAACGACACTGAGATCGTTTTTAACCATTTGCTTCAAGCTACTACGCAGGACTACCTGGCGGAAGATTACACTGGAGTTTCCAACCCAGTCCAAAGAGTGGCAGATGCTATCAGTAAGATTACTGGGCCCTTTGCCTTCGTCTTCTATGATGCCGTCAACTTCAGGCTGTACTTTGGAAGGGACTGTTTAGGACGACGATCGTTACTTTGGGGTCTCGATGCGGCGGGGAATCTTACAATATGTAGCCTGAGCGACGCCTCTTCGCCCTCCTCTTTCCAAGAGGTCGAGGCAGACGGTATATATATGATTGAGTTTCAAGATGATCAGAGCGCGGACCCTGAACCAGCCCCGGCTGCGGGACCTCTTTGCTTCGACGTCAAGAACATACAAAGGATACCTTGGAGCCATGAAGCCCTGCCGAAATATCATATG ATAAGTCCCATTCCTCCGATGAACAAGGCTATTCCAGAGGGCACGCCCTCACAACTAACTGTAACATCGTCTGTTCTCAGGGAGCTGGAAGACAGACTCCGCCAGTCGCTGGCGCTGAGAATTCAAAATGTCCGTGAGCCTCCCCTTGCAGGGGGTAGCAATGTGAAGATTGCCGTGCTGTTCTCTGGTGGTCTTGACTGCACCCTTCTTGCAAGACTCGCTCATGATATTTTACCCCCTGGAGAGACGATTGATCTTCTAAATGTCGCCTTTGAGAACCCGCGAGttgttgcagcagcggcaaaagGACTAGGACAGCGTTCATCGGCGTACGAAGGCTGCCCTGACCGTATCACCGGGCGAGCGGCGTTCGCCGAGCTCCAACGCGTCTGCCCTTCCCGCAACTGGCGATTCGTTGCTGTTGATATTCCGTACGTTGTAACCATCACGCATCGCGATACAATCAAGCGCTTAATGCGCCCACATAATACTGAAATGGATCTTTCCATCGCGTGTGCGTTATACTTTGCAGCGCGCGGCCAAGGCACAGCAATTGACAGCCAGCGCCCCGATGCCAGACCTTTCCAGTACAAAACACCTGCCCGCGTCCTCCTTTCTGGCCTGGGTGCGGATGAGCTATTCGCTGGTTATTCAAGGCACGGAATCGCCTTTTCTCGCAATGGTTACCGGGGTCTCATTAACGAGATTGAACTCGATGTCAGTCGCCTAGGAAAGCGAAATCTCGGCCGCGATAACCGGGTAATTGCACATTGGGGACGCGAAGCTCGATTTCCTTACTTGGATGAAGATTTTGTTGCTTGGGTAGTTCGAACACCAGTTTGGGAGAAATGCGGCTTCGGAGTCCCAGGAGCTCCAATAGATGCCGGTATTGACTCTGAGAAGAAAACCCTCCGCCTTCTAGCGCTCAAATTGGGCCTGGAAAACGTCTCGCGTGAGAAGAAGCGGGCCATCCAATTCGGTTCCCGGACAGCAAAGATGGAAAAAGGCAAAACTAAAGGAACAGATGCCTTGGACTGA
- the cpcA gene encoding amino acid starvation-responsive transcription factor GCN4 (transcript_id=CADANIAT00005056), giving the protein MSTPNIPHQGEFGCPGSFWLGLRTNLDDPEFFDFTEGFGEDFTDPTMLSPHLVPTGIMASKDSLGDVPAGTVSPSDLFMDASAPPSTSFTDLSTPSFDSPGYFSQDTSPVFGADLDLAPGHEEWAPLFPSNDGMSMPFDPTGLEIAAPVPAVKAEPTVSSPTVKPVSSPARSPTATSRSTTKHSTVAGVSARRSKPLPPIKYDESDPVAAKRARNTEAARKSRARKLERQGDMERRIAELSKELEETRQMVEFWKSQAQARARGA; this is encoded by the coding sequence ATGTCTACTCCAAACATCCCTCATCAAGGTGAGTTCGGCTGCCCAGGTTCTTTTTGGCTTGGCCTGCGTACTAACTTAGATGACCCAGAGTTCTTCGACTTCACGGAAGGCTTCGGTGAGGATTTCACCGATCCAACCATGCTTTCGCCTCACCTCGTTCCAACCGGCATCATGGCGTCTAAGGATTCTCTGGGGGACGTGCCTGCCGGCACTGTCTCGCCCAGTGATCTTTTCATGGATGCCtcagctcctccatcgaCATCGTTCACTGACCTCAGCACACCTTCATTTGATTCCCCTGGATACTTTAGCCAAGACACTTCTCCCGTGTTTGGCGCTGACCTGGATCTTGCTCCCGGTCACGAAGAATGGGCTCCACTGTTCCCTTCGAATGATGGAATGTCGATGCCCTTTGACCCGACTGGCTTGGAAATTGCAGCTCCTGTTCCAGCAGTGAAGGCTGAACCTACTGTCTCCTCCCCTACTGTGAAGCCCGTCTCGTCGCCTGCTCGTTCGCCCACTGCCACCTCTCGTTCCACAACCAAACACTCGACTGTCGCCGGAGTAAGCGCCCGGCGAAGcaaacctcttcctccgaTCAAGTACGACGAATCTGATCCTGTTGCAGCCAAGCGTGCGCGAAATACAGAGGCTGCTCGCAAGTCTCGTGCCCGTAAGCTTGAGCGACAGGGAGACATGGAGCGTCGTATCGCTGAACTCTCaaaagagcttgaggaaACCCGACAGATGGTGGAGTTCTGGAAATCTCAGGCTCAGGCACGTGCACGAGGTGCCTag